The genome window CAGGCTGCAGCGTGGTGATCTCCAGTAGAAAGACGCAGAGGTTGGAGGCAGCAGCCCAGGAGATGAGACAGAAAATCCCAGCCTCCAGCCCTGCACGTGTCACTCCCATGAAGTGCAACATCCGTGATGAAGATGAGGTGCGCACACCGCCAGCCTCTGAAACTGCCGTGTGTTTAAGTTGTTAGTACGGGATTGAATAGGAATGGTTTCATCTTGATTCCCTGTGCGGCAGGTGAAAACTCTTGTATCGACGGTGCTGAAGCAGTACGGCCGGGTAGATTTTCTGGTGAACAATGGAGGAGGTCAGTTCAGCAGTCCAGCAGAGCACATGTCCTCTAAAGGCTGGAAGGCTGTGATAGACACAAACCTGACTGGAACCTTCCACTGCTGCAAGGAGGGTAAGATACAGACAGCTCATAATGggtcagcgtgtgtgtgtgtgtgtgtgtgtgtgtgtgtgtgtgtgtgtgtgtgtgtgtgtgtgtgtttaagctCTACATGTGACTGTCTCGCTGTTTTCTCCACACAGTCTACACAGCATGGATGAAACAACATGGAGGTGTGATCATCAACATCATCGCTGACATGTGGAAAGGCTTCCCAGGCATGGCGTAAGCAGCACCGCCCTCCCAATTCACACTCAGcgcaaacacattcacactcatttCCTTTGTGTTCAAACTCCGTGTCTTCTCTCCGACAGCCACACAGGAGCAGCGAGGGCGGCGGTGGATAACTTAACGAAGAGTCTGGCCATCGAGTGGGCAGCCTCAGGAGTCAGAGTCAACGCTGTTGCGCCTGTATGTAAAGGTCACGTGTCGGAGCAGAGAGTAAGTTTTGGAGATGTTTGATAATGTGGTCATTTCAACAagtctgtgtatttgtatggTTGCAGGGCACCATTTTTTCCAAAACTGCGATGGAGAACTATAAGGAGCTTGGACCAAGCCTTTTCAAGATGTCTGTTCCATTTAGTCCCGCAAAGAGACTTGGAGTACCAGAAGAGGTGCGTAAACACTTAGTGATACCCAGAAAAAACTTGAGTGAAGGCACTCAACTCAGAGCA of Thunnus thynnus chromosome 12, fThuThy2.1, whole genome shotgun sequence contains these proteins:
- the pecr gene encoding peroxisomal trans-2-enoyl-CoA reductase produces the protein MAASSVFRPGLFDHKVAIVTGGGTGIGKAISAELLELGCSVVISSRKTQRLEAAAQEMRQKIPASSPARVTPMKCNIRDEDEVKTLVSTVLKQYGRVDFLVNNGGGQFSSPAEHMSSKGWKAVIDTNLTGTFHCCKEVYTAWMKQHGGVIINIIADMWKGFPGMAHTGAARAAVDNLTKSLAIEWAASGVRVNAVAPGTIFSKTAMENYKELGPSLFKMSVPFSPAKRLGVPEEISSAVCFLLSPAASYISGATLRVDAGQSLYHSMWEIPNHSAWPEAPEGENLDSLKDLLNPKSKL